In the Geobacter sp. FeAm09 genome, one interval contains:
- a CDS encoding DUF3147 family protein — protein sequence MFLLKLAVANLIIIACVLLGRRVPPLGGLIATMPLISLIVLAWLATDRPGDGALITGYLKGVLWGLVPTGVFFGAAYLCLRKGMGLPAALGVGGVLWLGGAFLHQWLLR from the coding sequence ATGTTCCTGCTGAAGCTTGCCGTCGCCAACCTCATCATCATAGCCTGCGTGCTGCTGGGCAGGCGCGTCCCGCCGCTGGGAGGGCTGATCGCCACCATGCCGCTCATCAGCCTGATCGTCCTGGCCTGGCTGGCCACGGACCGGCCGGGGGACGGAGCTCTCATCACCGGCTATCTCAAGGGGGTGTTGTGGGGCCTCGTGCCCACCGGCGTCTTTTTTGGGGCGGCATACCTGTGCCTGCGGAAAGGGATGGGGCTGCCGGCGGCACTGGGAGTGGGGGGCGTCCTCTGGCTGGGAGGGGCGTTCCTGCACCAATGGCTGCTGCGCTGA
- the cobI gene encoding precorrin-2 C(20)-methyltransferase, whose protein sequence is MATIFAVGVGPGDPELLTRKAERVLRQADVILAPVSNPSEASVALATIRGFLDESRQEVIVHQFPMTSDKARLLPAWQEAAALIAVRAEAGKDVAFVTIGDPLFYSTFIYLQRILRETCPHVPLEIVPGISSVNASAAAAGIPLVEADEKMAVIPATAGVDKIAEALARFETVVLLKVKPVFGDILELIRQTGREQGTVFVERVGSDRQKVLTDFAEIAAHAPDYLSLLIIRCSC, encoded by the coding sequence ATGGCAACGATCTTTGCCGTCGGTGTCGGCCCCGGCGACCCCGAACTGCTGACCCGCAAGGCCGAGCGCGTCCTGCGCCAGGCGGACGTGATCCTGGCGCCGGTGTCCAACCCCTCCGAGGCCAGCGTCGCCCTGGCGACGATCCGTGGGTTTCTGGATGAAAGCCGCCAGGAGGTCATTGTGCACCAGTTCCCCATGACCTCGGACAAGGCCCGCTTGCTGCCCGCCTGGCAGGAGGCGGCCGCCCTGATCGCCGTCCGGGCCGAAGCCGGCAAGGATGTGGCCTTCGTGACCATCGGCGACCCCCTGTTCTATTCCACCTTTATCTATCTCCAGCGTATCCTGCGGGAGACCTGCCCCCATGTCCCCCTGGAGATCGTCCCCGGCATATCCAGTGTCAACGCTTCTGCGGCCGCGGCCGGCATACCCCTGGTGGAGGCCGATGAGAAAATGGCGGTGATCCCCGCCACCGCCGGCGTGGACAAGATCGCCGAGGCGTTGGCGCGGTTCGAAACGGTCGTGCTGCTCAAGGTGAAGCCGGTCTTCGGGGATATTCTGGAACTCATCCGCCAGACGGGCCGCGAACAGGGGACGGTCTTCGTAGAGCGGGTCGGGAGCGACCGCCAGAAGGTCCTGACCGATTTTGCCGAGATTGCCGCCCATGCCCCCGATTACCTGTCGCTGCTCATCATCAGATGTTCCTGCTGA
- the cbiE gene encoding precorrin-6y C5,15-methyltransferase (decarboxylating) subunit CbiE — MTQQKIYLVGAGITGWEGFGSKALEIVAKSEVMIGHERHLDCFPDFAGEKMPFGDLSDILDFLKKTEKRVAILASGDPTFFGVSRFLLRNLAKERIEIFPNVTSMQYAFARIKEPWDDSIFVSVHGRGLQPAVDKIVAAEKACVLTDRVNTPAAIAAELIERGAEGYEAWLCEDLGLPGEKFTKTSVRGLLELPLQPSGLNILILIRTYAPNLIHYPLIGIDDEEFQTSKKLITKQEVRAVTLAKLQLQDDLVLWDVGAGSGSVSIEASNLMPNGRIFAVEQNAQCLAFIRENLKKFTTRNVKLVEGEAPEVLDELPDPDRVFIGGSGGHLEEIIVTVDSRLKPEGLVVLNAVTLDTLTKSVEFLEDHGFTTEAACVNIAKTRNLTEYKMFEAQNPVYVITARKGSE, encoded by the coding sequence ATGACACAGCAGAAGATCTATCTGGTGGGGGCGGGCATCACGGGCTGGGAGGGTTTCGGCTCCAAGGCGCTGGAGATTGTCGCCAAATCCGAGGTGATGATCGGCCACGAGCGGCACCTGGACTGCTTTCCCGATTTTGCCGGCGAAAAGATGCCCTTCGGCGACCTCTCCGATATCCTGGATTTTCTGAAAAAGACCGAAAAGCGTGTGGCCATACTGGCCTCGGGCGATCCCACCTTCTTCGGCGTTTCCCGTTTCCTGCTGCGCAACCTGGCCAAGGAGCGCATCGAGATCTTCCCCAATGTCACCAGCATGCAGTACGCCTTTGCCCGCATCAAGGAACCGTGGGACGACTCCATCTTCGTGTCGGTGCACGGCCGCGGCCTGCAACCGGCGGTGGACAAGATCGTGGCCGCTGAAAAGGCGTGCGTGCTGACCGACAGGGTCAATACCCCGGCCGCCATCGCCGCCGAGCTTATCGAGCGGGGCGCCGAGGGGTACGAGGCGTGGCTGTGCGAGGATCTGGGACTGCCGGGCGAGAAGTTCACCAAGACCTCGGTGCGCGGCCTGCTGGAGTTGCCGTTGCAGCCTTCCGGCCTCAATATCCTGATCCTGATCCGGACCTACGCCCCGAATCTGATCCACTACCCCCTGATCGGCATCGACGATGAGGAGTTCCAGACCTCGAAGAAACTGATCACCAAACAGGAGGTGCGGGCCGTCACCCTGGCCAAGCTCCAGTTGCAGGACGACCTGGTGCTGTGGGACGTGGGGGCCGGCAGCGGCTCCGTTTCCATCGAGGCGTCCAACCTGATGCCCAATGGCCGCATCTTTGCCGTGGAGCAGAACGCCCAGTGCCTGGCCTTTATCCGGGAAAACCTGAAAAAGTTCACGACCCGCAACGTCAAGCTGGTGGAAGGGGAGGCGCCGGAGGTTCTGGATGAACTGCCGGACCCTGACCGGGTCTTCATCGGCGGGTCGGGAGGGCACCTGGAGGAGATCATCGTTACGGTGGACAGCCGTCTCAAGCCGGAAGGTCTGGTGGTGCTGAACGCCGTGACCCTGGATACCCTGACCAAGTCGGTGGAATTCCTGGAGGACCACGGCTTTACGACCGAGGCGGCCTGCGTCAATATCGCCAAGACCCGCAACCTGACCGAGTACAAGATGTTCGAGGCCCAGAACCCGGTCTACGTGATCACCGCCCGCAAGGGGAGCGAATAA
- a CDS encoding DUF3124 domain-containing protein yields the protein MKQHPRIVLAGMALVLAIFSHIPASAAPNAGEYRLSRGQTMYVPVYSNVFSGPKALPFSLATMLSIRNVDLHNQVRVTAIDYYDTGGKLLRSHLAAPLTLPPLGSTYIYLGEQDTAGGFGASFVVRWDAPKVINAPIVECVMIGAKSGQGISFVSPGQVIKENTR from the coding sequence ATGAAACAGCACCCACGCATCGTGTTGGCAGGGATGGCCCTTGTCCTGGCCATCTTCAGCCACATCCCGGCTTCGGCCGCCCCCAACGCGGGCGAATACCGGCTTTCCAGGGGGCAGACCATGTACGTGCCGGTCTACTCCAATGTCTTCAGCGGGCCGAAAGCGCTGCCTTTCAGCCTGGCGACCATGCTGAGCATCCGGAATGTGGATCTGCACAACCAGGTGCGGGTCACCGCCATAGACTACTACGACACCGGCGGCAAACTGCTCCGCTCGCACCTTGCCGCGCCGCTGACGCTGCCGCCGCTGGGATCGACGTACATCTACCTGGGGGAGCAGGATACGGCCGGTGGGTTCGGGGCCAGTTTCGTCGTCCGCTGGGACGCCCCCAAGGTCATCAACGCGCCCATCGTGGAATGCGTCATGATCGGCGCCAAATCCGGCCAGGGGATCTCCTTTGTCAGCCCGGGGCAGGTGATTAAGGAGAACACGCGCTGA
- the def gene encoding peptide deformylase: protein MPILRQIAQLGQPVLRQETARVGDPADPLLQALIEDMLATMTEANGVGIAAPQVYEPLRLFIVASRPNPRYPQAPAMAPTAMLDPEIIWQSDETEAGWEGCLSVPGIRGLVPRSLRIGVRYRSRRGEVCEEELSGFIARVFQHEYDHISGLVFLDRVANNRDLVSEREYLRLVSA, encoded by the coding sequence ATGCCGATTCTTCGCCAGATCGCCCAACTGGGCCAGCCGGTCCTCCGCCAGGAAACCGCCCGTGTCGGCGATCCGGCCGATCCGCTCCTCCAGGCGCTGATCGAGGATATGCTGGCGACCATGACCGAGGCCAATGGTGTCGGCATCGCCGCTCCCCAGGTCTACGAGCCGTTGCGCCTCTTCATCGTGGCCTCCCGCCCCAATCCCCGCTACCCCCAGGCCCCGGCAATGGCGCCCACCGCCATGCTCGACCCGGAAATCATCTGGCAATCGGATGAGACCGAAGCGGGGTGGGAAGGGTGCCTCAGCGTGCCCGGCATCCGCGGCCTCGTGCCGCGCAGCCTGCGCATCGGCGTACGCTACCGGTCCCGCAGGGGCGAGGTGTGCGAAGAGGAGCTGTCCGGCTTTATCGCCCGCGTCTTCCAGCATGAATACGATCACATAAGCGGCCTGGTCTTCCTCGACCGGGTCGCAAACAATCGCGACCTGGTCAGCGAACGGGAGTACCTGCGGCTCGTCTCCGCCTGA
- a CDS encoding shikimate kinase, with protein sequence MSDRRGDVANIVLIGMPGAGKSTVGVILAKLASLDFIDTDVLIQSCEHRSLQNIIDSQGYLALREIEERILLGLECRGHVIATGGSAVYSRAAMAHLAENGVVVFLDVDLPTLESRALDLGRRGIAKHPDQSFAELFEERRRLYLACADVVIDCHGLGHDMVCTTILGTLHVPG encoded by the coding sequence ATGTCTGACCGGCGGGGCGATGTCGCCAATATCGTGCTGATCGGCATGCCGGGGGCGGGTAAGAGCACGGTGGGCGTGATCCTCGCCAAGCTGGCCTCGCTGGACTTCATCGACACCGACGTCCTGATCCAGAGTTGCGAGCACCGCTCGCTCCAGAACATCATCGACTCCCAGGGGTATCTGGCCCTACGGGAGATCGAAGAACGCATCCTGCTCGGCCTGGAGTGCCGGGGGCACGTCATCGCCACGGGGGGAAGCGCCGTCTATAGCCGGGCCGCCATGGCGCATCTGGCCGAGAACGGGGTCGTCGTTTTCCTGGATGTTGACCTGCCCACCCTGGAGTCGCGGGCTCTGGACCTGGGGAGGAGGGGGATCGCGAAACACCCGGACCAGAGCTTTGCCGAACTCTTCGAAGAGCGCCGCAGGCTCTACCTGGCGTGCGCCGATGTGGTGATTGACTGCCACGGGCTTGGGCACGACATGGTTTGCACCACGATCCTCGGTACGCTGCACGTGCCGGGCTAA
- a CDS encoding MTH1187 family thiamine-binding protein, which produces MNVIVDLCIVPIGVGVSLSPYVAACEKVISQSGLKAVLHANGTNIEGEWDAVFAAVKRCHEVVHGMGAPRISTTLRVGTRTDRIQTMEDKVKSVQGKLGGAAADV; this is translated from the coding sequence ATGAACGTGATCGTGGATTTGTGCATCGTGCCCATAGGGGTGGGCGTGTCGTTGTCCCCGTATGTGGCGGCCTGTGAAAAGGTTATTTCCCAGTCGGGCCTGAAAGCGGTGTTGCACGCCAACGGGACGAATATCGAAGGCGAGTGGGATGCGGTCTTCGCGGCGGTCAAACGGTGCCATGAGGTGGTGCACGGCATGGGCGCCCCCCGGATCTCCACGACCCTGCGGGTGGGGACGCGCACGGACCGGATCCAGACCATGGAGGATAAGGTGAAGAGCGTGCAGGGCAAGCTGGGAGGGGCGGCGGCAGATGTCTGA
- a CDS encoding ATP-binding protein, translating to MSIRKHIIILIVLMTVVPVGIIAYSSVRDRAHDIEEARVLAAGLANQIANNQNILVAGVEQLLITLTNLPSVQRHRGPETSTLLAEIIRLNPQYGTIGLQDLSGSLWASAIPATSPTLYGDRRHARNAISSGGLSSGEYAVDSQLKTPSISFGYPVKDGSGRVTGAATVAIALEKYKDLLKNSITYPGSSILLVDHRGIILYSATSPGLVGKKDRADLFRRMHDGPDEGSFEAFGNTEVKRIFAYRKLRLQGERTPYLYIRAGVRKELVVGQTRDTLRLDVGLLLSLMLLMIGAAWYINQKSVVEKVDALLAASRSLARGDLSVRIADRIPGGELGELGHAFDDMAKRLASHIDDLTRTQGALRESEERFRSIIEFSPNMIMVHAHGRYVYLNPTAVAKLGAREPQELIGRPVSETLHADFLDPVQGRAGVSHDGNAAPLAQEGKLLRLDGSVFDAEITGMPFSYNNERAVLTVAVDITARKKMERELQRAKEVADAANRAKSEFLANMSHEIRTPMNGIMGMASLLGLTGLTAEQKEYLEGIMDSSQILLSLINDVLDLSKIEAGKIELESASFGLRDSIGSVVRAQAPRIQAKGLALETVVSDQLPDALLGDQLRLKQILLNLIGNAIKFTEHGSLTVSAHLLERHENIVFLWLSVADTGIGIRPEAMERIFTPFSQADTSTTRKYGGTGLGLSICRQLAELMGGRIWAESREGEGSTFHVVIPFVVADLPADSGLPS from the coding sequence ATGTCCATACGAAAGCACATCATCATCCTGATCGTCCTGATGACGGTCGTCCCCGTCGGAATCATCGCCTATTCGAGCGTCAGGGACCGCGCCCATGACATTGAAGAGGCACGGGTCCTGGCCGCCGGACTTGCCAACCAGATCGCCAACAACCAGAACATCCTCGTAGCGGGCGTCGAGCAGCTCTTGATCACCCTGACCAACCTGCCGTCGGTCCAGCGGCACCGCGGGCCGGAGACCAGCACCCTGCTCGCCGAAATCATCAGATTGAATCCCCAATACGGCACCATCGGCTTGCAGGACCTCTCCGGCAGCCTGTGGGCGTCGGCAATACCCGCCACAAGCCCCACCCTTTACGGCGATCGGCGGCATGCCCGGAACGCGATCTCGTCGGGGGGGCTCTCTTCGGGCGAATATGCGGTCGACAGCCAACTCAAGACACCGAGCATCAGCTTCGGCTACCCGGTCAAAGACGGCTCCGGGCGGGTCACCGGAGCGGCAACGGTCGCCATTGCCCTTGAAAAGTACAAGGACCTGCTCAAAAACAGCATCACCTATCCCGGCTCCTCCATCCTCCTGGTCGACCACCGGGGCATCATCCTTTATTCGGCGACCAGCCCCGGCCTCGTCGGCAAAAAAGATCGGGCCGACCTGTTCAGACGCATGCATGACGGCCCCGACGAAGGCTCGTTCGAAGCGTTCGGCAACACGGAGGTCAAGCGCATATTCGCCTACCGGAAGCTCCGCCTGCAGGGGGAGCGGACGCCGTACCTCTATATCCGTGCCGGCGTAAGGAAGGAACTGGTCGTAGGCCAGACGCGCGACACTCTTCGGCTTGACGTGGGGTTGCTGCTCTCGCTGATGCTGCTCATGATCGGCGCGGCATGGTATATCAACCAAAAAAGCGTCGTGGAAAAGGTCGATGCACTCCTGGCGGCATCACGCAGCCTGGCCCGGGGGGATCTGTCCGTCAGGATCGCCGACAGGATCCCCGGCGGGGAGTTGGGAGAACTGGGGCATGCCTTTGACGACATGGCGAAGCGCCTGGCCAGCCACATCGACGACCTCACTCGGACGCAGGGGGCGTTGCGGGAAAGCGAGGAACGCTTCCGGTCGATCATCGAATTCTCCCCCAACATGATCATGGTCCATGCGCACGGGAGGTACGTCTACCTGAACCCGACCGCCGTGGCAAAGCTCGGCGCCAGGGAGCCGCAGGAACTGATCGGCAGGCCGGTCTCCGAAACGCTTCACGCCGATTTCCTCGATCCTGTGCAGGGACGGGCCGGCGTGAGCCACGATGGGAATGCGGCCCCCCTCGCACAGGAAGGAAAACTGCTCCGGCTGGACGGCAGCGTCTTCGATGCGGAAATCACCGGCATGCCCTTCAGCTACAACAACGAAAGGGCGGTACTGACCGTCGCCGTCGACATCACCGCGCGCAAGAAAATGGAGCGTGAGCTGCAACGGGCCAAGGAGGTGGCCGATGCCGCCAACAGGGCAAAAAGCGAGTTTTTGGCCAACATGAGCCATGAGATCCGCACCCCCATGAACGGCATCATGGGCATGGCCAGCCTCCTGGGCCTGACCGGACTCACCGCCGAACAGAAGGAGTACCTGGAGGGGATCATGGACTCCTCGCAGATCCTGTTGTCGCTCATCAACGATGTGCTCGACCTGTCCAAGATCGAAGCCGGCAAAATCGAACTGGAATCCGCATCATTCGGCCTGCGGGACAGCATCGGCAGCGTGGTCCGGGCCCAGGCGCCCCGCATCCAGGCCAAAGGGCTCGCCCTGGAGACCGTCGTGTCCGACCAACTCCCCGATGCGCTGCTGGGGGACCAGCTCCGCCTGAAGCAGATCCTGCTCAATCTGATCGGCAACGCCATCAAGTTTACGGAGCACGGTTCCCTGACCGTTTCCGCCCATCTGCTCGAACGCCATGAAAATATCGTCTTTCTGTGGCTCAGCGTTGCCGATACCGGCATCGGCATCAGGCCGGAAGCCATGGAGCGGATCTTCACCCCTTTCAGCCAGGCGGACACCTCCACCACGCGAAAATACGGCGGGACGGGGCTGGGGCTTTCAATCTGCCGCCAGTTGGCGGAGCTCATGGGGGGCAGGATCTGGGCGGAGAGCAGGGAGGGAGAGGGAAGCACCTTCCACGTGGTCATCCCCTTTGTGGTCGCGGACCTGCCCGCCGATAGCGGCCTGCCGTCATGA
- a CDS encoding rhomboid family intramembrane serine protease has protein sequence MVGGGSRAFRGAAGDSFPGRVQLWALVLDARSVPCRLERSGGSLYLLVPAGQLERAREELRLFEEKNRDWPPAAPPHHPLAENTLATLSVLVLLATFHNLTQLDGMLLTVAQPDWVALGTAQAAEIRGGQWWRLVTALTLHADSVHLMSNLAIGGIFVLFLCRELGSGLAWSLLLGAGILGNLANAYVQAPGHGSVGASTAVFGAVGILAALTLVRYRQQLQRRWPLPVASALALLALLGTEGKNTDLGAHLFGFLFGTCLGLVTEYLLGRYGRPGRLLSALLAALSAVTVIAAWWAALEFGG, from the coding sequence ATGGTTGGAGGTGGCTCCCGGGCCTTCCGCGGGGCGGCCGGTGACTCCTTCCCGGGGCGGGTCCAGCTCTGGGCGCTGGTCCTTGATGCCCGCTCCGTGCCGTGCCGCCTTGAACGCAGCGGGGGAAGCCTCTACCTGCTGGTGCCGGCCGGGCAGCTGGAGAGGGCCCGGGAAGAGTTGCGGCTCTTCGAGGAGAAAAACCGCGACTGGCCCCCGGCGGCCCCTCCCCACCACCCGCTGGCGGAGAACACCCTGGCGACCCTCTCCGTCCTGGTGCTTCTCGCCACCTTCCACAACCTGACCCAACTGGACGGTATGCTGCTCACCGTCGCCCAGCCGGACTGGGTCGCGCTCGGCACCGCCCAGGCCGCCGAGATCAGGGGGGGGCAGTGGTGGCGGCTCGTCACCGCCCTGACGTTGCACGCCGACAGCGTCCACCTGATGAGCAACCTGGCCATCGGCGGGATCTTTGTCCTTTTCCTCTGCCGCGAACTCGGCTCCGGTTTGGCCTGGAGCCTGCTCTTGGGGGCCGGAATCCTCGGCAACCTGGCCAACGCCTACGTGCAGGCGCCCGGCCACGGCTCCGTGGGGGCCTCCACCGCGGTCTTCGGCGCCGTGGGCATCCTGGCGGCGCTCACCCTGGTGCGGTACCGGCAACAGTTGCAACGGCGCTGGCCGCTCCCCGTGGCGTCGGCCCTGGCCCTGTTGGCCCTGCTCGGCACGGAGGGGAAAAACACCGATCTGGGGGCGCACCTGTTCGGCTTCCTGTTCGGGACCTGCCTCGGGCTGGTGACGGAATATCTGCTGGGGAGGTACGGCCGTCCCGGCCGCCTGCTGAGCGCCCTGCTGGCAGCGCTCAGCGCCGTTACGGTCATTGCCGCCTGGTGGGCGGCGCTGGAATTTGGCGGGTGA
- a CDS encoding Fur family transcriptional regulator encodes MDALAEQVRRFGDACRAAGLKLTHQRLEIFRELARSADHPSAEALHQRLRQKIPTLSLDTVYRTLATFARHGMITKVETVESQGRFEVTLAPHHHLICGRCNTIMDFQWPSMDEAPSRKWPRNGAGSTTGAWWSTGSAKAVWTDSGRYFFWHDYSNFYYLLIILKNFSCIGSNVQGRANRFTRYDQA; translated from the coding sequence ATGGACGCTTTAGCGGAACAAGTGAGACGGTTTGGGGATGCCTGCCGGGCAGCCGGCCTCAAGCTCACCCACCAGCGTCTGGAGATTTTCCGCGAACTGGCGCGGTCCGCCGATCATCCCTCTGCGGAAGCGCTCCATCAACGGCTGCGCCAAAAGATCCCCACCCTGTCGCTGGATACGGTGTACCGGACACTGGCAACCTTCGCGCGACATGGTATGATTACCAAGGTGGAAACCGTCGAGAGCCAGGGGCGCTTCGAGGTGACGCTGGCTCCCCACCATCACCTGATCTGCGGCAGATGCAACACGATCATGGACTTCCAGTGGCCCTCCATGGACGAGGCCCCCTCCCGGAAGTGGCCAAGGAATGGGGCAGGATCGACAACCGGAGCGTGGTGGTCTACGGGATCTGCAAAAGCTGTCTGGACGGATAGCGGCCGGTATTTTTTTTGGCACGATTATAGTAATTTTTACTATCTACTAATTATACTTAAAAACTTTTCATGCATCGGCAGTAATGTTCAAGGGAGGGCCAACCGTTTCACGCGGTATGACCAGGCATAA
- the katG gene encoding catalase/peroxidase HPI, whose amino-acid sequence MSNESRCPVTGAGGRPTAGKGPSNRDWWPNQVNLRILHQHSSLSNPMGEAFNYADEFKKLDLAAVKKDLFALMADSQAWWPADYGHYGPLFIRMAWHSAGTYRTGDGRGGAGSGGQRFAPLNSWPDNVNLDKARRLLWPVKQKYGRKISWADLLILAGNCALESMGFKTFGFGGGREDVWEPEEDIYWGGEKEWLATSDKPNSRYSGERDLENPLAAVQMGLIYVNPEGPDGNPDPVASGRDVRETFARMAMNDEETVALIAGGHTFGKCHGAGPASHVGPEPEAAPIEEQGLGWRSSFGSGKGGDTIGSGIEGAWKANPTTWDMGYLNTLFKYEWELVKSPAGAHQWLAKDVADGDLVVDAHDPSKKRRPMMTTADLSLRFDPIYEPIARHYQQNPDKFADAFARAWFKLTHRDMGPRSRYLGAEVPQEDLLWQDPVPPVTYGLIDEGDIAALKGTILASGLSVSQLVSTAWASAATFRGSDKRGGANGARIRLAPQRDWEVNQPARLRAVLQTLEGIQKEFNGAQSGGKMVSLADLIVLGGCAGVEQAARNAGHAVTVPFAPGRTDALQEQTDVAAFTVLEPVADGFRNYLKTRYSVSAEELLVDRAQLLTLTAPEMTVLLGGLRVLDANFGQTRHGVFTKRPGALTNDFFVNLLDMGTAWQAAPEADDVFEGRDRTSGELKWTATRVDLIFGSNSQLRALAEAYGCQDSQEKFLHDFVAAWEKVMNLDRFDLA is encoded by the coding sequence ATGAGTAACGAGAGCAGATGCCCGGTAACGGGCGCAGGTGGCAGGCCCACCGCCGGCAAGGGGCCTTCGAACCGGGACTGGTGGCCGAACCAGGTGAACCTCAGGATCCTGCACCAGCATTCCTCCCTGTCCAATCCGATGGGGGAAGCCTTCAACTACGCCGATGAGTTTAAAAAGCTCGACCTGGCGGCGGTGAAGAAGGACCTCTTTGCGCTGATGGCCGACTCGCAGGCGTGGTGGCCGGCTGATTACGGCCACTACGGGCCGCTCTTCATCCGCATGGCCTGGCACAGCGCGGGCACCTACCGCACCGGCGACGGCCGCGGGGGCGCGGGGTCGGGCGGCCAGCGCTTTGCGCCCCTCAACAGTTGGCCGGACAACGTCAACCTCGACAAAGCGCGCCGTCTGCTCTGGCCGGTCAAGCAGAAATACGGCAGGAAGATCTCCTGGGCCGACCTGTTGATCCTCGCCGGCAACTGCGCCCTGGAGTCCATGGGGTTCAAGACCTTCGGCTTCGGCGGCGGGCGTGAAGACGTGTGGGAACCGGAAGAGGATATCTACTGGGGGGGTGAAAAGGAGTGGCTGGCCACGAGCGACAAGCCCAACAGCCGCTACTCCGGCGAGCGGGATCTGGAAAACCCCCTCGCCGCCGTACAGATGGGGCTGATCTACGTGAACCCGGAAGGGCCGGACGGCAACCCGGACCCGGTCGCCTCCGGCCGTGACGTTCGCGAGACCTTCGCGCGCATGGCCATGAACGACGAGGAGACGGTCGCCCTCATCGCCGGCGGGCACACCTTCGGCAAGTGCCACGGCGCCGGACCTGCATCGCACGTGGGCCCGGAACCCGAGGCCGCACCCATCGAAGAACAGGGCCTCGGCTGGAGGAGCAGCTTCGGCAGCGGCAAAGGCGGCGACACCATCGGCAGCGGCATCGAGGGTGCATGGAAAGCGAACCCGACCACGTGGGACATGGGCTACCTGAACACGCTGTTCAAGTACGAGTGGGAGTTGGTGAAGAGCCCGGCCGGCGCGCATCAGTGGCTGGCCAAGGACGTGGCCGACGGGGACCTGGTGGTCGATGCCCACGACCCGTCGAAGAAACGCCGGCCGATGATGACCACGGCGGACCTCTCCCTGCGCTTCGACCCGATCTATGAGCCGATCGCGCGGCACTACCAGCAGAACCCCGACAAATTCGCGGACGCCTTCGCCAGGGCGTGGTTCAAGCTGACCCACCGCGACATGGGGCCGCGCTCGCGCTATCTCGGCGCGGAAGTGCCCCAGGAAGACCTCCTGTGGCAAGACCCGGTCCCCCCGGTCACCTATGGCTTGATCGACGAAGGTGACATCGCCGCCCTCAAGGGTACGATCCTCGCTTCGGGGCTGTCCGTATCCCAACTGGTCTCCACGGCGTGGGCATCGGCGGCCACGTTCCGCGGCTCCGACAAGCGGGGCGGGGCGAACGGCGCGCGCATCCGCCTTGCGCCGCAAAGGGATTGGGAAGTCAACCAGCCGGCCCGGCTGAGGGCCGTGCTGCAGACCCTCGAGGGGATACAAAAGGAGTTCAACGGGGCCCAGTCCGGCGGGAAGATGGTTTCACTCGCCGACCTGATCGTGCTGGGGGGATGCGCCGGCGTCGAGCAGGCGGCGCGGAATGCCGGCCATGCGGTGACCGTCCCCTTTGCGCCGGGACGCACGGATGCGCTTCAGGAGCAGACCGACGTGGCGGCGTTCACCGTCCTCGAACCGGTTGCGGACGGATTCCGCAACTACCTCAAAACCAGGTACTCCGTATCGGCGGAGGAGTTGCTGGTTGACCGGGCGCAACTGTTGACGCTGACCGCCCCCGAGATGACGGTTCTCCTTGGCGGCCTGCGCGTCCTGGACGCCAACTTCGGCCAAACCCGGCACGGCGTCTTCACCAAGCGGCCCGGGGCGCTCACCAACGACTTCTTCGTGAACCTGCTCGACATGGGCACCGCGTGGCAGGCGGCCCCGGAAGCCGACGACGTGTTCGAGGGGCGGGATCGCACGAGCGGTGAACTCAAGTGGACCGCCACCCGCGTCGATCTCATCTTCGGCTCCAACTCCCAGCTTCGGGCCCTGGCGGAGGCCTACGGATGCCAGGACTCCCAGGAGAAGTTCCTGCACGACTTTGTGGCGGCATGGGAAAAAGTGATGAACCTTGACCGCTTCGACCTCGCCTGA
- a CDS encoding ArsC/Spx/MgsR family protein, which yields MARVIFYEKPGCINNTKQKALLRAAGHELAERSILTHPWTAEELVAFFGALPVREWFNRAAPRVKSGQVVPEQMEPDSAIAAMLEEPLLIRRPLMQSGQRRMVGFDQDAVHAWIGLWPEGSPRDREDLQHCPRTTEGESCPEP from the coding sequence ATGGCGCGGGTGATTTTCTACGAAAAACCGGGATGCATCAACAATACGAAACAGAAGGCGTTGCTGCGGGCTGCGGGGCATGAGCTGGCGGAGCGCAGCATCCTTACCCATCCCTGGACTGCGGAGGAGCTTGTGGCGTTTTTCGGTGCCCTGCCGGTTCGGGAGTGGTTCAACCGGGCCGCACCGCGGGTGAAGAGCGGCCAGGTGGTCCCGGAGCAGATGGAGCCGGACAGCGCCATCGCCGCCATGCTGGAGGAGCCGCTCCTCATCAGGCGCCCCCTGATGCAGTCGGGCCAGCGGCGCATGGTCGGTTTCGATCAGGACGCCGTCCACGCCTGGATCGGCCTGTGGCCGGAGGGCTCGCCCCGGGATCGGGAGGATCTGCAGCACTGCCCCCGGACAACGGAAGGGGAAAGCTGCCCGGAGCCGTGA